The following coding sequences are from one Methanococcoides orientis window:
- a CDS encoding small ribosomal subunit Rsm22 family protein, producing the protein MPQNNILSVLKYVSRMNKEFMLSEIKDYIEEEMSTQDIYKAVSPFLFDLKINATPQDEDFRMTRALSKEKLELTVEEQGRTRSFFRSPVVSKQLQKDIEQYIEYKTTKDWDDPLVLEKIRKAIVAQKNAYWKSGKSRNISYEKGYSILAYLAYQFPVYFVQFEHILYSMALDGMLKTRMKILDIGTGPGTVPLSIIDFYKRLDVAEASIHSVELYDENIEAYDHIVPEYAKNKARVSVEKPIKANIVDLKSEDLPDKIDLMVFSNVLNEIKELTIDEKAQLVKKLSEKLTGDGNIVLIEPADRVNSTEFRKLTLALKHLGLGIYSPCSFIWCRGCNPDECWSFEQKEDIKPPILMSKLAECEEPFRYLNTDIKYSYAIMRKDNLSKVSYKVPLKAKFARLSDMKKYVDKRINVVCSLMSGDLGDNKYSVYKVCDGTSNKQVYAVLPSHNVVYENALLKEESYGNVLELHNVLVKYNKDKGAYNLLLSKQSIVKKVK; encoded by the coding sequence ATGCCCCAAAATAATATACTCTCCGTGCTGAAGTACGTCTCACGTATGAACAAGGAGTTCATGCTATCGGAGATAAAGGATTACATAGAAGAAGAGATGTCAACACAGGACATCTATAAAGCCGTATCACCATTCTTATTCGATCTTAAGATCAATGCAACACCTCAGGATGAAGATTTCAGGATGACTCGTGCTCTCAGTAAAGAAAAGCTGGAGCTTACAGTTGAAGAGCAGGGTAGGACCAGGTCATTCTTCAGGTCTCCTGTTGTCTCAAAACAACTCCAGAAGGATATTGAGCAGTACATCGAATATAAGACTACAAAGGACTGGGATGACCCTCTGGTTCTGGAAAAAATAAGAAAAGCGATAGTAGCACAGAAGAATGCTTACTGGAAATCAGGGAAGTCCAGGAATATCTCTTATGAAAAAGGCTATAGCATCCTTGCCTATCTTGCTTATCAGTTTCCGGTCTATTTCGTACAGTTCGAACACATCCTCTACAGTATGGCACTTGATGGCATGCTGAAGACAAGGATGAAGATCCTTGATATAGGCACCGGCCCGGGTACAGTACCACTTTCTATTATTGACTTCTACAAGCGACTCGACGTTGCAGAAGCATCTATCCATAGCGTTGAACTCTATGATGAGAACATCGAGGCATATGATCACATCGTGCCGGAATATGCAAAGAACAAAGCAAGAGTATCCGTGGAAAAACCTATTAAGGCCAATATCGTGGACCTTAAGTCTGAGGATCTACCTGATAAGATCGACCTGATGGTATTCTCCAATGTTCTCAATGAGATCAAAGAGCTTACAATCGATGAGAAAGCACAGCTTGTCAAAAAACTGTCCGAGAAGCTCACAGGCGATGGAAATATTGTTCTTATCGAGCCTGCGGACAGGGTTAATTCAACCGAGTTCAGGAAGCTTACTCTTGCTCTTAAGCATCTTGGTCTTGGGATCTATAGTCCATGTTCCTTTATCTGGTGCAGGGGCTGTAACCCTGACGAGTGCTGGAGCTTTGAGCAGAAAGAGGACATCAAACCACCTATCCTGATGTCAAAACTCGCAGAATGCGAGGAGCCTTTCAGGTACCTTAACACTGATATCAAATATTCATATGCCATAATGAGGAAGGATAATTTGTCCAAAGTAAGCTACAAGGTACCACTAAAAGCAAAATTTGCCAGATTGTCTGATATGAAAAAGTATGTTGACAAACGCATTAACGTTGTTTGTTCCCTCATGTCCGGAGATCTTGGTGACAATAAATATTCCGTCTATAAGGTATGTGATGGAACTTCAAATAAGCAGGTATATGCTGTCTTACCTTCACATAATGTCGTTTATGAAAATGCGCTTCTCAAAGAGGAAAGTTATGGAAATGTTCTTGAGCTCCATAATGTCCTTGTTAAGTACAACAAAGATAAAGGTGCATACAATCTGCTTTTGAGCAAACAAAGCATTGTTAAAAAGGTGAAGTAA
- a CDS encoding ferritin family protein, protein MLSEIPIELEKVDKKNIDKELMRLSMIAELDAVNLYEQMAALTDDEDLRAILLDVAREEMIHVAMFETVLMEVDDEYLKVLGEYSLARS, encoded by the coding sequence ATGTTATCAGAAATACCTATTGAACTTGAAAAAGTGGATAAGAAAAATATTGACAAGGAGCTCATGAGGCTTTCCATGATAGCTGAACTGGATGCTGTCAACCTTTATGAGCAAATGGCTGCTCTTACCGATGATGAAGATCTCAGGGCGATACTTCTTGATGTTGCAAGAGAAGAAATGATCCATGTGGCCATGTTTGAGACGGTACTGATGGAAGTTGATGATGAATACCTGAAGGTGCTTGGCGAATACTCCCTTGCAAGAAGCTGA
- a CDS encoding ferritin family protein has product MLSKIPIDFSKVAAEDVNKEILRLGVIAELDAISLYEQMAALTDNVEVKRVLLDVAKEEKTHVGEFQTLLLKEDEQQDYELKMGKKEVEEKLEK; this is encoded by the coding sequence ATGCTATCAAAAATACCGATCGACTTTTCAAAAGTAGCTGCTGAAGACGTCAATAAAGAAATCCTGAGGCTTGGGGTAATTGCCGAATTAGATGCTATAAGTCTCTATGAGCAAATGGCTGCTCTTACAGACAATGTTGAAGTAAAACGTGTACTTCTGGATGTTGCAAAAGAAGAAAAGACCCATGTAGGTGAGTTTCAGACACTTTTGCTCAAAGAAGATGAACAGCAGGACTATGAGCTAAAGATGGGCAAAAAGGAAGTTGAAGAAAAGCTCGAAAAATAA
- a CDS encoding cupredoxin domain-containing protein — MMRALIVFIVLLTTILMAGCVQDSEQPAQETDITTTEDTGEATTEEDIVEDAEDEVEVADDVDETLSKDHEVLIEDFEFKPATLQISVGDTVTWINMDSAPHTATSNDEGFDSGSLSKGESFSFTFEEKGIFDYICTFHPYMEGDITVEA; from the coding sequence ATGATGAGAGCATTAATTGTATTTATCGTCCTATTGACGACTATATTAATGGCAGGATGTGTACAGGATAGTGAACAACCTGCACAGGAAACAGATATAACCACAACAGAAGATACGGGTGAAGCCACAACAGAAGAAGACATTGTCGAGGATGCTGAAGATGAGGTAGAAGTAGCCGATGATGTCGATGAAACTCTGTCAAAGGACCATGAGGTTCTGATCGAGGACTTTGAGTTCAAACCTGCCACCCTCCAGATATCAGTTGGTGACACTGTCACATGGATCAATATGGATTCAGCACCACACACAGCCACCTCTAATGATGAGGGATTTGATTCAGGAAGTCTTTCAAAAGGTGAAAGTTTCAGCTTTACTTTCGAAGAAAAAGGAATTTTTGACTATATATGCACTTTCCATCCATATATGGAAGGAGACATCACAGTAGAAGCTTAA
- a CDS encoding MerR family transcriptional regulator codes for MKFDRIPIGKFSLMTHLTQKALRLYDQKGLLVPEAKDAFSGYRCYTSHQIERGVKIRILSWMGFGLDEISSLLEAEKQRDGEFIGGMMQKRYTETQLEIRRLQKIQNLLLNQTDTLELISMSVSEPTTKEIPKMRVLSMRETGSYEVTIGKLVGELLGFVGNSSRSGKNIKLTGPVMFLCHDKEYRENDADIEVSLPISGNIGLETSSIVLTTLPAIKAVSVIHKGPYQEVDVAYSRIFEYMAENEMEQSGPSRALYLNDPNEVPGEELLTEVQVPIR; via the coding sequence ATGAAATTCGATCGAATACCAATTGGCAAATTCTCATTAATGACTCACTTAACCCAAAAAGCTCTCAGGTTATACGACCAGAAAGGGCTTCTTGTCCCCGAAGCAAAAGATGCTTTCTCAGGCTACCGATGCTACACTTCTCATCAGATCGAAAGGGGTGTTAAGATTCGTATACTATCGTGGATGGGATTCGGGTTGGATGAAATATCCTCTTTGTTAGAGGCAGAAAAACAAAGGGATGGTGAATTCATTGGTGGGATGATGCAAAAAAGATATACTGAAACTCAGCTGGAGATCCGGAGGCTTCAAAAAATACAGAATCTTTTGCTCAATCAGACAGATACACTGGAGTTGATTAGTATGTCAGTATCAGAACCAACAACGAAAGAAATACCAAAGATGCGTGTACTTAGTATGCGTGAAACAGGAAGCTATGAAGTAACGATTGGAAAACTGGTCGGCGAATTGCTTGGGTTTGTTGGGAACTCAAGTAGGTCAGGTAAGAATATTAAGTTGACTGGTCCGGTAATGTTCCTTTGTCATGATAAAGAGTATAGGGAAAATGATGCGGATATAGAAGTTTCACTACCAATCTCAGGCAACATTGGCTTGGAAACATCCTCTATTGTCCTTACGACACTACCTGCTATTAAGGCAGTATCTGTGATCCATAAAGGACCATATCAGGAAGTTGATGTTGCATATTCCCGGATTTTCGAATATATGGCTGAAAATGAGATGGAACAGTCAGGTCCTTCCAGAGCTCTTTATCTTAATGATCCGAATGAGGTTCCAGGGGAGGAGTTATTGACAGAAGTACAGGTCCCTATACGATAA
- the mtaA gene encoding methylcobamide:CoM methyltransferase MtaA: MTDLTPKERFMRALECKDVDKVPVCSVTQTGTIQLMEITGAKWPEAHFDAEKMATLAIAGHEVAGLEAVRYPFDGTDIPQTLGCKIIEGTYDTQPSIVDFPCKKSKDVNDLDIPENLLECERVATLLKTTDIVKERVSDEIPVVAGMLGPAALAMSLVGAKNYLMWFISKPDTIKELLTIGTDICIEYSNALLEHGADVICLPDSEAGPDLIPPEFFETMILDEYKRLNQKVHGKTIAHICGDASDILEPLSTSGFDGISIEEKVDVGYAKSIIGNKACLIGNISPVHTLLGMPPEKLKEEAKACIDDDIDILAPGCGLAPHTSLKNLKAFVDSRDEYYLEKEG; this comes from the coding sequence TTGACAGATCTAACACCAAAAGAAAGGTTCATGCGAGCTTTAGAATGCAAAGATGTAGACAAGGTTCCGGTCTGTTCAGTTACCCAGACAGGCACTATTCAACTTATGGAGATCACAGGTGCAAAATGGCCGGAAGCACATTTTGATGCAGAGAAAATGGCAACCCTTGCAATTGCAGGACATGAGGTTGCAGGACTTGAAGCAGTAAGATATCCTTTTGATGGAACAGATATTCCACAGACACTTGGATGCAAGATAATCGAAGGAACTTATGATACACAGCCATCTATTGTTGATTTCCCCTGCAAAAAATCGAAAGATGTGAATGATCTGGATATTCCTGAGAATCTCCTTGAATGTGAAAGGGTAGCAACTCTCCTGAAAACAACAGATATTGTTAAAGAACGAGTCAGTGACGAGATCCCGGTAGTTGCAGGAATGCTCGGACCTGCAGCACTTGCAATGTCACTGGTAGGTGCAAAGAACTATCTCATGTGGTTCATTTCAAAACCCGACACCATAAAGGAACTTCTCACGATCGGAACTGATATATGTATAGAATATTCCAATGCTCTTTTAGAACATGGGGCTGATGTGATCTGCCTTCCTGATTCCGAAGCCGGACCTGACCTGATACCACCTGAGTTCTTCGAAACGATGATACTGGACGAGTATAAGAGGCTCAATCAAAAAGTTCACGGGAAGACAATCGCACACATTTGCGGAGATGCTTCCGACATCCTCGAGCCCCTGTCAACTTCCGGCTTTGACGGCATAAGTATCGAGGAAAAGGTCGATGTCGGATATGCAAAGAGCATCATCGGGAACAAAGCCTGCCTGATAGGAAATATATCACCGGTACATACACTTCTCGGAATGCCTCCGGAAAAGCTAAAGGAAGAGGCAAAAGCATGTATAGACGATGATATCGACATACTTGCACCCGGATGTGGATTAGCTCCGCACACCTCACTTAAGAATTTGAAGGCGTTCGTTGATTCAAGAGATGAGTATTATCTGGAGAAAGAGGGGTAA